Genomic DNA from Flavobacterium sp. N502540:
AAGTAAAATTTAAAAAACAAACAAAATGAAAATATCATTTAAATATATATCTTATTTTTTCCTATTTATTTTAGGATTAAATATGACGCTTACCTCGTGTACGGACGATTTAAACGTGACACCGAAGGATGATGATGAATTTCTTTCTGAAGCTTTCTATAAGGATCCGGCTTCATACAAACAGGTATTGGCGAAATTATATGCCGGATTGTATGTAGGAGGAAATGATGGTGATGGTGATGCAAATGTACCCGGAAGAAATCCTGATATAGCAGGACTTGGTGGTGATTTTAGTAGTTATTTGAGACTGCTTTTTGTAACACAGGAATTCCCTACTGACGAAGCAATTATCGCATGGGCTGATGGTAATTTACCAAGCTTAAATGGACAGACATGGTCGGCAGATAATGAGTTCTTGTATGGAACTTTCTCCAGAGCATTTTATCACATTAGTGTTGCCAATGAGTTTTTAAGACAAACTACAGATGATAAATTGACTGCCAGAGGAGTTGATGCTAATTTAAAAGCTCAAATAGCTGCATTTAGAGCAGAGGCTCGTTTCTTAAGAGCTTTTTCGTATTACAATCTAATGGACTTGTTTGGGAATGTGCCAATTACAACAGAAAATGACCCTGTAGGATTCTTTTATCCGGTACAGAAATCAAGAGCTGAAGTTTTTGCTTTTATCGAATCGGAGTTAAAAGATATCGATGCTGGTCTGGTAGCCTCTAAGCAAAATGAATATGGAAGAGTAGATAAAACGGCGGCTAAGTTTTTATTAGCACAAATTTATCTGAATTCAAAAGTTTATACAGGAACAGATAGAAATAATGAAGCAGCAACGGTATGTAAAGATATTATTGATAACTCACAATATACTTTTGCTAACATTCCGTACAAAAATTTATTTTCTGCAGATAATAATAGAAACGGAGCTCAAAACGAATTTATTTTCCCTGTTGTAAGTGATGGAAATGCGATTAGAGCTACTGGTGGTGGAATGAGTTTTATACTTCATGCTTCTATTGGTGGTAGTATGGATGCGGCTGCTCAGGGAATGAATGGTGGCTGGGCAGGAATTAGGACTCGCAGAGAATTTGTTAGTCTTTTTCCTGATGCAACTGCAACAGCTGATAAAAGAGGAACTTTTTATACTAAAGGACAAAATTTAGATATTGCCAGAGTGGATATTTTTACCGAAGGATATGCAGTTACTAAATATACGAATGTAAATTCTGATGGAACTGCAGCACAAAGAAATGATATTCCGGATACGGACTTTCCGATGTATAGATTATCAGATGTCTATTTAATGTATGCTGAAGCTACGGTAAGAGGAGCAAGTGCGGGTAACATTGGTACGGCTGTAGGATATGTGAATAAAATTAGAACCAGAGCTGGTGCTACAACAATTGCGGCTTCTGATCTGACACTGGACTTTATCTTAAATGAAAGAGGAAGAGAGTTGTTTTGGGAATGTCACAGGAGAACTGATTTAATTCGTTTTGGAAAATTCACAGGAGGATCTAAGATCTGGCAGTGGAAAGGTGGAGTTATGAATGGTAGCGCTACAGATCCTTCCAGAGATTTGATGCCAATTCCTTTAAAAACAATTCAGGCAAACCCAACTTTAAAACAAAATCCAGGATACTAACTAACCTTATAAAAAATAATAAAATGAAAAATATATATAGAATTTTACTTGCATTCGTTGGTGTACTAACGGTATCATGTAATGCGGATGATGTACAAGACAGACCTGTAATTGAAGCAGTAACCGCACCGGTATTATTAACTCCAAAATCAGATTTTAGCATTGTGCTTCAAAATGCTAATGCAGCAAATGCAGCAACAACATTTGTATGGGATGATGCTCAGTATAATGGAACTAAGACTGTTGTGACTTATAGTTTGGAAATGGCTGCTGCAGGAACTAACTTTAAAGCTCCTACAGTAGTGGCTACGACAACCGATAAATTTAAAAGTTTTACGGTTGCAGACCTTAATACAGCTTGTTTAAATGCTGGTTTTGCTCCATTTAAGGCAGCTCAGATTGATGTACGTGTTAGATCTTCTGTGGGGACAACAGGTTCAGTAAGTCAGGTTTCAAATTCCTATACAATTACAGCAACTCCATACCCGGCTTGGCCAAATTGGGGTATTATTGGTTCTGCAACTCCTAACGGATGGAATGACCCTGATACCAATTTAGATTATGATTTAGGTACTAAAAAATATTCTTATGTTGGACCATTAACAGTAGGTGAAATCAAATTTAGACTAGATGATTCATGGGGTACTAATTATGGAGATGATGGAAATGATTTAACATTA
This window encodes:
- a CDS encoding RagB/SusD family nutrient uptake outer membrane protein — its product is MKISFKYISYFFLFILGLNMTLTSCTDDLNVTPKDDDEFLSEAFYKDPASYKQVLAKLYAGLYVGGNDGDGDANVPGRNPDIAGLGGDFSSYLRLLFVTQEFPTDEAIIAWADGNLPSLNGQTWSADNEFLYGTFSRAFYHISVANEFLRQTTDDKLTARGVDANLKAQIAAFRAEARFLRAFSYYNLMDLFGNVPITTENDPVGFFYPVQKSRAEVFAFIESELKDIDAGLVASKQNEYGRVDKTAAKFLLAQIYLNSKVYTGTDRNNEAATVCKDIIDNSQYTFANIPYKNLFSADNNRNGAQNEFIFPVVSDGNAIRATGGGMSFILHASIGGSMDAAAQGMNGGWAGIRTRREFVSLFPDATATADKRGTFYTKGQNLDIARVDIFTEGYAVTKYTNVNSDGTAAQRNDIPDTDFPMYRLSDVYLMYAEATVRGASAGNIGTAVGYVNKIRTRAGATTIAASDLTLDFILNERGRELFWECHRRTDLIRFGKFTGGSKIWQWKGGVMNGSATDPSRDLMPIPLKTIQANPTLKQNPGY
- a CDS encoding SusE domain-containing protein; amino-acid sequence: MKNIYRILLAFVGVLTVSCNADDVQDRPVIEAVTAPVLLTPKSDFSIVLQNANAANAATTFVWDDAQYNGTKTVVTYSLEMAAAGTNFKAPTVVATTTDKFKSFTVADLNTACLNAGFAPFKAAQIDVRVRSSVGTTGSVSQVSNSYTITATPYPAWPNWGIIGSATPNGWNDPDTNLDYDLGTKKYSYVGPLTVGEIKFRLDDSWGTNYGDDGNDLTLDAGGANIPITVAGNYTIVIDFTAKTYTIKKN